The Tachysurus fulvidraco isolate hzauxx_2018 chromosome 26, HZAU_PFXX_2.0, whole genome shotgun sequence genome segment ggagcacaaaaaaaaaagaaaaaaaaaattaaaagaaaaaaaaaagaaaagaaaaaaagaaaaaatccaaAAGAGCCAAAGTGCACATAGTCCAGATGTGTATATAAATCTCTATCTGTGCTACAAACCCCTGAAAAATCCATCCaccccaaaacaaaatgatAAAAGGCAATAtggcacaaaaaaataaaaataataataagaattaaaaaaaaaaattcacaaattacaacagaaagaaaaacatctgaAGCATAAAAAATTCCTACTAAACCAACAATTTGATGGTCTAAGCTTAGCATGTTAAGAGagaacttttaataataataaaaaaaaaattcattataaacacctTTGAAGTAAACGTGACTCTATCTAATCACAATAACGCAACGGTGGTGCCGTGACTCCGTCCACGTCATCGAGTACGAGTTGTTCCTTCTTGTGCGCTGTGTGTTAGTTTGAGGAACACTCCGGAAAGTCTGCACATTTTGGATCAGAGTGTCCCTGCACCGTGCACCGCTCTCATGTCTGCATCGTCCCCAGAGGTTCTCCGAAACGGATCTTTTGGCCTGCTGTGAGGTTAAAAGTGAAGTCTTGTGGAGCTTCAAAAAGCAGAACGATGGTGGAGCCCAGGTTGAACTCGCCCAGGTGCTCACCTTTGCGCAGACTCACGCCCTCCTGGTTGTTGTTGGACACGTAGCTAAAGTCGTTGTAGGAGCCTTTACTGTAACGAGGGTTGTTGGTACGCAGCTCCTACCGAGGGAAGAGATGGATTTGGTTAATGCTACACACAGaacctgtgatttttttaacattaaatatgCATATTGTACATGTTTACTTATCAACTTATCTATTTCCATATGTAAGTATTTTCTTACGTAACTTCCATACATAACTTTTTACTTAATGTAATCGGTCACAGACttactaaattatttttattccaaaaaCTGCACACTCATTTGGAGAAtgttatgattatttatttatttgttttaattaatttccttattttatctacattacttttattattgttgttattattatttggtattaccatttttttaaatagtacaTTCTAATTAACCAAATATATGATTAATTAATGCTATATATAACCTCAGATCaccattttatctttttatttctttattttcatttgggGAATGGCAACAGTTGCATAATAATgcattctttttgtttatttattcgcTAAAAGAAGgtaagattcttttttttatatagtaagAACACAgactggtgtgaaaaagtgagaAAAATCATTCAGCCTATCAGAGGCAGTCATGTCAGGTGAGGACACACCCCctgacacgcccctagaatcAAGGTGAATGAGgtcaattacatttacagcatttaacagacgcccttatccagagcgacttacatttttatacaactgagcaattgagggttaagggccttgctcaggggcccagcagtggcagcttggtggacgtaggaatcgagcacacaaccttccgattgatagcccaacaccttaaccactaggctaccacatccctttatTATTCACTCCGTTATCCTTTCTGTCTCTGACTGAATTTGGAGGAGAAACTAAAACACACAGTCCAATAAATCACAGTACAAATGACCAGTAGTTATGGATGTCTATCTGCCTTTAAGGGCGTTTCTGTCAAGAGACCTTGTGTTATAATATAACGATCAACCTTAACAAATTTCATTGTCGATCTACTGACAGATTAGATTTCACCCTTCACATCACTGAGGATGAGTAAATGTTGTAAAACACCAGTCTGTTAATAACAGCATGTCGGCAGTACAGTTTACACAGAGAGCTACACAGAGCACGGAAACAAcgagacagagaagagaagtgaattCTAACCTTGTCAAAGTAGATCCGGATGGATCCGACGTTGGTGGCTCCGACAGCCGTTAGTGAAAAGAAGCCGTGTCTCCATTCTCCGCTTAACACCACGCGCTCGTTATGACAGAAGAGCTCTTTAATCCAGCGCGCTATGCCTGGGTTCACCGACATCAGAGAGCCTGTAAAGTACAaccacacatttattttcttctcaaaGTAGTGAGATTGAGTGATTCATACTTCTGAGGAGATGCATGAAAGTAAAGTTCGGAGAAGTAGAGCAAGCAGAGGAGTGAAAACATAAGACTTGTTACAGATGAACTACTTAAGTGATCTTTAAAATGATCCATGAACAGAAATTAATTCTGGAAGTGAGAAAGAAAAGTGAATGAAcgtgtacttttttttattaaataaaatgaattcacAATATATTAACTAATGTATCTACGGTTATCGAACGGCAAAATGTTTATCTTTATTAAAACAGGGCATTGATGCTTCACTTAGCACAAAGCATCACTTTGCACTCTGCTAATCTGCATGCATGTGCAGCAAATGGAAGAGGGATTCTAGATTCTGGGATTCTAGAGTTTCCCATTAATAGCATTTGGAATAATTAGAAATACAAGTTTTCCAAGATAAAGTAGATGATCAGCATTCCAGATATTGCAAATAGCCAATAATCCACCTAGGAAGGGTGAGAGGTGAGAGGAGAACCAGGAGGAGAACCGAGAGGAGAACCGGGAGGAGAACCTAATTTGACCAAAAGTATGCTCTTTTCCAGCCTTCTTTGCCAGAACtaagtttatttaaaacaatgaagattcgcaaacacacacaatgataagTACACTCACTCTGATACAACAGCACCACCTACAGGTAGTCTGATCAACTAGCAGCACTGTAACTCTAAACTCCACCATACACTAGAACAGTGACTGTACAACAGGAGAGCATATTTCAGGGTTTGGATGTACCATTCAGCTCTTAACCCAAAGGCCACATGATTATGTTTCTACCCCTGTGACCCATAAACCATTATAAAGTACTGTATAGAATTTATAAATCAAATTCTATGGTGTCCGTTTTGAATTGTGTTAAAAGCTCAGCCATCACGGTATTATAGAGGAAGGTTTGAGCCTCACCAGGAAAATGGCGTCTGTTCACGACTCTCCAATCGGCGGGGGAGTGGAAGCAATGATAATCTCCTGGTGCCAGATAGACCACGCAGTGGTACAGCTCATTCCCCTCCTTCGTCACCAGCAGGTTTTGGAAATTGCTGTCGTCGTCCTCATCTAAACACAGCacacccccaaaaaaaaaccagatATCAGAACCGACATAAACAGCTCAAACAATAAACGTCAAATCgcgaacataaaaaaaagtgacgcACCTCTGTTGATAGCTAAGCTCTCAGTCCATGTGCATGGACCAAGAAAGGTCTCCAGAGAGTAGGTGACCCCCTTCACCTGCTCCACCTCGCAGTTCTTCACACGGCCAAAGTGAAGGATTTTCCCATCAGCTGGACTGATCTGAGGATGCAGAGCATAACTAATGAGTAATGACTAATATCATTATGATGAAACTATATAGAAGAAGAGTTAAAGTTTGTATCTTGGACCTGTCAAACTCAACACTTTTAATCAGAGACACATAATGACCTTAATAGTGTTTGATTAACTGACACGTTAATAGACATCATCATGTTTAGTACAATTAAAGGCTTCGACACGCTCAACGCAGAGATGTCCTCAGTTTTGCATCGTTACAAGACTATGTTACGGGCGTTTTTTGAACGAATGACAGAATATGAGAAAGAAAAGCactttttacagtttttcttGAAATCTCGAGAGAAACCCAAGTGATatttgagaagaaaacaaacaaacaaacaaacaaacaaacaacaaaaccttAATCAACTGATTTTCTCCAGCTGCAACGTACATATGGTGAGTCACCTCTGATTTGTTCACAATTACAATTGCGTTGTTTGTACAAGCCAGCACATGCTTTAAGACTCGCTTTCAAACTGAAGTTCTAACAGTGACCTTCACACTGTTTATACAAACACGCTCACACGTCAACTTACCACACAGTGCGAGTCGCACACAGGTCGGGCCTGTGGTTTGAGCTTGCGTCTGAAGAACTCGCCCAGGTTCCTGTAATGCTGCAGGTCCTCCACAGCCGCCTCCTTCATGTTCACACCAAATGTCCATATGTACAAACTATAAATGGGTTTCCGTAACCAGATGGGAAGGTCGACCTGGTTAAGACGACCCCAGGCCCTGGAGAGCAGCCGTGTTGGTATGGTCTTGTATATGGTTACCTAAGTCAGGAGGCAGACGGTTAAGCATCTCAAAGTTTACTTGAATAGGTTTAACTCAAGTGATGACTAATCAAATGCATGAGACTGTAATAAGAATCTGTACTGCACCAACACTGGTGCTactgcatttaaaataataaaacaaggaaGTTTCAAAGGAACTGTGGGTTTACattataaagtatttataatCTAGATGACTTTTTG includes the following:
- the pisd gene encoding phosphatidylserine decarboxylase proenzyme, mitochondrial isoform X3, with the protein product MNAIKTGSWRSSALRFLHALQVRYRLQFPQLALRRRLGQLSCMSRPTARLRSWPLSFLHYILPFAVLKPFAKVGWRPTSRVTIYKTIPTRLLSRAWGRLNQVDLPIWLRKPIYSLYIWTFGVNMKEAAVEDLQHYRNLGEFFRRKLKPQARPVCDSHCVISPADGKILHFGRVKNCEVEQVKGVTYSLETFLGPCTWTESLAINRDEDDDSNFQNLLVTKEGNELYHCVVYLAPGDYHCFHSPADWRVVNRRHFPGSLMSVNPGIARWIKELFCHNERVVLSGEWRHGFFSLTAVGATNVGSIRIYFDKELRTNNPRYSKGSYNDFSYVSNNNQEGVSLRKGEHLGEFNLGSTIVLLFEAPQDFTFNLTAGQKIRFGEPLGTMQT
- the pisd gene encoding phosphatidylserine decarboxylase proenzyme, mitochondrial isoform X1, producing MVRCCRALHRPSSCYNLHRVRVDARRLRPLSSSSLAGASGGSAGGNRNADAKGPGAPGVVQISHQSRFRLQFPQLALRRRLGQLSCMSRPTARLRSWPLSFLHYILPFAVLKPFAKVGWRPTSRVTIYKTIPTRLLSRAWGRLNQVDLPIWLRKPIYSLYIWTFGVNMKEAAVEDLQHYRNLGEFFRRKLKPQARPVCDSHCVISPADGKILHFGRVKNCEVEQVKGVTYSLETFLGPCTWTESLAINRDEDDDSNFQNLLVTKEGNELYHCVVYLAPGDYHCFHSPADWRVVNRRHFPGSLMSVNPGIARWIKELFCHNERVVLSGEWRHGFFSLTAVGATNVGSIRIYFDKELRTNNPRYSKGSYNDFSYVSNNNQEGVSLRKGEHLGEFNLGSTIVLLFEAPQDFTFNLTAGQKIRFGEPLGTMQT
- the pisd gene encoding phosphatidylserine decarboxylase proenzyme, mitochondrial isoform X5 → MSRPTARLRSWPLSFLHYILPFAVLKPFAKVGWRPTSRVTIYKTIPTRLLSRAWGRLNQVDLPIWLRKPIYSLYIWTFGVNMKEAAVEDLQHYRNLGEFFRRKLKPQARPVCDSHCVISPADGKILHFGRVKNCEVEQVKGVTYSLETFLGPCTWTESLAINRDEDDDSNFQNLLVTKEGNELYHCVVYLAPGDYHCFHSPADWRVVNRRHFPGSLMSVNPGIARWIKELFCHNERVVLSGEWRHGFFSLTAVGATNVGSIRIYFDKELRTNNPRYSKGSYNDFSYVSNNNQEGVSLRKGEHLGEFNLGSTIVLLFEAPQDFTFNLTAGQKIRFGEPLGTMQT
- the pisd gene encoding phosphatidylserine decarboxylase proenzyme, mitochondrial isoform X2; translation: MAASLCKVRFSSVPIKARKTGSVLLLSAQRIRWSQQVHLCGHSKGSPGLQARVRAIPLLIATGGGYFGYNRYERYKDRELEKLGITVPPRVASEIQVTIYKTIPTRLLSRAWGRLNQVDLPIWLRKPIYSLYIWTFGVNMKEAAVEDLQHYRNLGEFFRRKLKPQARPVCDSHCVISPADGKILHFGRVKNCEVEQVKGVTYSLETFLGPCTWTESLAINRDEDDDSNFQNLLVTKEGNELYHCVVYLAPGDYHCFHSPADWRVVNRRHFPGSLMSVNPGIARWIKELFCHNERVVLSGEWRHGFFSLTAVGATNVGSIRIYFDKELRTNNPRYSKGSYNDFSYVSNNNQEGVSLRKGEHLGEFNLGSTIVLLFEAPQDFTFNLTAGQKIRFGEPLGTMQT
- the pisd gene encoding phosphatidylserine decarboxylase proenzyme, mitochondrial isoform X4 — its product is MCQPSLKQQQQQRRSAVGKWLQFPQLALRRRLGQLSCMSRPTARLRSWPLSFLHYILPFAVLKPFAKVGWRPTSRVTIYKTIPTRLLSRAWGRLNQVDLPIWLRKPIYSLYIWTFGVNMKEAAVEDLQHYRNLGEFFRRKLKPQARPVCDSHCVISPADGKILHFGRVKNCEVEQVKGVTYSLETFLGPCTWTESLAINRDEDDDSNFQNLLVTKEGNELYHCVVYLAPGDYHCFHSPADWRVVNRRHFPGSLMSVNPGIARWIKELFCHNERVVLSGEWRHGFFSLTAVGATNVGSIRIYFDKELRTNNPRYSKGSYNDFSYVSNNNQEGVSLRKGEHLGEFNLGSTIVLLFEAPQDFTFNLTAGQKIRFGEPLGTMQT